A window of Haliscomenobacter hydrossis DSM 1100 contains these coding sequences:
- the hutI gene encoding imidazolonepropionase — MLLTNIKCLLVTHARTSPLRGSELAQLPRIEPAFVRIEGSQIVEFGPMSALRVMEKPEQTVNLSDRYVLPCWCDSHTHLVFAGSREQEFVDKIRGLSYAEIAQKGGGILNSARLLQNTPEEVLYQQAQHRLEDLKKLGTGAIEIKSGYGLTLEAELKMLRVIQRLKKEASIPIKATFLGAHAFPPEFQDNREGYIRLIIEEMLPRIAQEKLADYIDVFCEQGFFTPSESTQILEAGIRYGLKPKLHANQLHNSGGVQAGIQTGAVSVDHLENIGEVEIQLLAQNPTMATLLPSAAFFLRLPYPPARQLIEAGAAVAIASDFNPGSSPSGNMPLLLALSCIQMRMLPEEAINAATFNGACAMEVQNEVGSIAIGKRANLIVTKAMPSLAYLPYAFGSNLIERVMINGGFVGS, encoded by the coding sequence ATGCTGTTGACCAACATCAAGTGTTTATTAGTTACACATGCGCGGACTAGCCCCTTGCGTGGTTCTGAGCTGGCTCAATTGCCCCGCATTGAGCCGGCTTTTGTACGGATAGAAGGAAGTCAAATTGTAGAATTTGGCCCCATGAGTGCACTAAGGGTCATGGAAAAGCCTGAACAAACCGTCAACCTCAGTGACCGCTATGTGTTGCCTTGTTGGTGCGACTCCCATACCCATCTGGTGTTTGCGGGCAGCCGCGAGCAGGAGTTTGTAGACAAAATTCGGGGGCTCAGTTATGCTGAAATTGCGCAAAAAGGCGGCGGAATCCTGAATTCTGCGCGCTTGTTGCAAAACACGCCGGAAGAAGTATTGTACCAACAAGCCCAGCATCGCCTGGAGGACTTGAAAAAATTGGGTACGGGGGCCATCGAAATCAAAAGTGGCTATGGCCTTACCCTCGAAGCAGAGTTGAAAATGCTGCGGGTGATTCAACGCTTAAAAAAAGAGGCCAGCATTCCCATCAAAGCTACTTTTTTAGGTGCACATGCCTTCCCTCCGGAATTTCAAGACAATCGGGAGGGTTATATCCGACTCATTATTGAAGAGATGTTGCCCCGCATTGCTCAGGAAAAATTGGCCGACTACATCGATGTCTTTTGTGAACAGGGATTTTTTACCCCCTCGGAAAGCACCCAAATTCTGGAAGCCGGAATACGTTATGGTTTAAAACCCAAATTACACGCCAATCAGCTCCATAATTCGGGTGGGGTGCAGGCGGGCATCCAAACCGGTGCCGTTTCGGTAGACCACCTGGAAAACATTGGCGAAGTAGAAATCCAGTTGCTGGCGCAAAACCCTACCATGGCAACGCTCTTGCCTTCGGCGGCTTTTTTCTTACGTTTGCCCTATCCGCCTGCCCGACAATTGATCGAAGCGGGTGCGGCTGTTGCTATTGCCAGTGATTTCAATCCCGGTTCTTCCCCGAGTGGGAACATGCCCCTATTGCTTGCACTGAGTTGCATCCAAATGCGGATGTTGCCCGAAGAAGCCATCAATGCTGCTACTTTCAACGGAGCTTGTGCCATGGAAGTGCAAAATGAAGTGGGGAGCATTGCCATCGGCAAACGAGCCAACCTGATCGTGACCAAAGCGATGCCTTCGCTGGCGTATTTGCCGTATGCGTTTGGCAGCAATCTGATCGAGCGGGTGATGATTAATGGAGGGTTCGTGGGTTCGTAA
- the hutU gene encoding urocanate hydratase: MLAEKINQYRTPTGTTLNCKGWVQEAALRMLLNNIDPEVAEKPEELIVYGGRGKAARNFESLELIIKALKNLNNDETLLIQSGKPVGVLPTHPDAPRVIISNSQLVPNWANWEHFNELEKKGLMMYGQMTAGSWIYIGSQGIVQGTYETFSAIANQHFGGSLRGTLTVTAGLGGMGGAQPMAVTMNDGVCLVAEAEAWRIHKRQQTRYLDEQMDSIDAAIDRAMELRRQGEKRSIGVHCNIVHLLERMLERNITPDILTDQTSAHDPIIGYFPHEISVEQANILRTENPEQYLELAYRSIVRHVELMLELQKRGAITFDYGNNLRGRAAEKGLRNAFDFPGFVPAYIRPLFCEGKGPFRWAALSGDPEDIRVTDELILELFPENKSLHRWIHKAQEQIAFQGLPARICWLGLGEREKAGLAFNELVRLGKVKAPIVIGRDHLDAGSVASPNRETEAMLDGSDAVADWPILNALINTAGGASWVSLHHGGGVGMGYSIHAGMVIVADGTEEAARRLKRVLHNDPAMGVIRHADAGYDIAMDMARKHRLELK, encoded by the coding sequence ATGCTTGCTGAAAAAATAAATCAATACCGCACCCCCACGGGCACTACCCTCAACTGCAAAGGTTGGGTACAAGAAGCGGCACTGCGTATGTTGCTCAACAACATCGATCCAGAAGTAGCCGAAAAACCCGAAGAACTCATCGTGTACGGTGGACGGGGCAAAGCCGCCCGCAACTTTGAATCGCTGGAACTCATCATCAAAGCCCTCAAAAACCTCAACAACGACGAAACCCTGCTCATCCAATCGGGAAAACCAGTCGGGGTGTTGCCCACCCACCCCGATGCGCCACGGGTCATCATCTCCAATTCCCAACTGGTACCCAACTGGGCCAACTGGGAACACTTTAATGAACTGGAGAAAAAAGGCCTGATGATGTACGGCCAAATGACCGCGGGTTCCTGGATTTATATCGGTTCGCAGGGCATTGTACAAGGCACTTACGAAACGTTTTCGGCCATTGCCAATCAACATTTCGGCGGCTCTTTGCGCGGTACGCTGACTGTAACTGCCGGTTTGGGTGGCATGGGTGGCGCTCAACCCATGGCGGTCACCATGAACGATGGCGTTTGCCTCGTAGCTGAAGCTGAAGCATGGCGCATCCACAAGCGCCAACAAACCCGTTACCTCGACGAGCAGATGGACTCCATTGACGCGGCCATCGACCGGGCAATGGAACTGCGCCGCCAGGGTGAAAAACGCTCTATCGGGGTGCATTGCAATATTGTGCATTTGCTGGAACGGATGCTGGAACGCAACATCACACCCGATATCCTCACCGATCAAACCTCGGCTCACGACCCCATCATCGGCTATTTTCCCCACGAAATCAGCGTGGAGCAGGCCAATATTCTGCGTACCGAAAACCCGGAACAGTACCTCGAACTGGCCTACCGCTCCATCGTCCGCCACGTAGAATTGATGCTCGAACTGCAAAAACGCGGGGCGATCACTTTTGACTACGGCAACAACCTGCGGGGCCGTGCCGCCGAAAAAGGGCTGCGCAATGCGTTTGACTTCCCTGGTTTTGTGCCTGCTTACATTCGCCCCCTGTTTTGTGAGGGCAAAGGCCCTTTCCGTTGGGCGGCCCTTTCTGGCGACCCTGAAGACATTCGGGTAACCGATGAGTTGATTTTGGAACTTTTTCCCGAAAATAAATCCCTACACCGCTGGATTCACAAAGCGCAGGAACAAATTGCTTTTCAGGGTTTACCCGCCCGCATTTGTTGGTTGGGTTTGGGTGAAAGAGAAAAAGCCGGACTCGCTTTTAATGAACTGGTGCGCCTGGGCAAGGTAAAAGCACCAATCGTGATTGGTCGCGACCATTTGGATGCGGGTTCGGTCGCCTCGCCCAACCGCGAAACCGAAGCCATGCTGGATGGTTCGGATGCGGTCGCAGATTGGCCGATTTTGAATGCGCTGATCAACACCGCTGGTGGCGCCAGTTGGGTCTCACTCCACCACGGCGGCGGCGTAGGCATGGGGTATTCCATCCACGCGGGGATGGTCATTGTGGCCGATGGCACCGAAGAGGCTGCGCGTAGGCTCAAGCGGGTACTGCACAACGACCCGGCGATGGGGGTGATTCGGCATGCTGATGCGGGGTATGATATTGCCATGGATATGGCGCGGAAACACCGTCTGGAGTTGAAGTGA
- the hutH gene encoding histidine ammonia-lyase: MPVVLDKAVKSPVHEIGSAELNLERVKTILQKRWKLALSPAAKARILHCRAYLDQKLASSEQLFYGINTGFGYLQNVRINRAETTDLQYNLLQSHACGLGEEVPADIVRLMLLFKIEALSQGYSAVQLSTVERLIDFFNHDLLPIVYTQGSLGASGDLAPLSHLSLPLIGLGTLRVKGKKMPAAQVLAQFHWEPIALQAKEGIALINGTQFMLAYGFYNLMQAERALHWADLIATMSIDAFDGSLQPFHERLHQIRPHPGQINTAAKIRQYLLGSAIAEKTKEQVQDPYSFRCIPQVHGASKDVFAQTLAVMTREANSVTDNPNVFPDDDLILSGGNFHGQPLAMALDFLSIAMAEIGSISERRTYQLLSGQRGLPLFLIKNPGLHSGLMIPQYTAAGIVSENKQRCTPASVDSIVSSNGQEDHVSMGANAAVKCARVLNNVDKILAIELLSAAQALEFRRPLHSSPVIEDLHAAFRSVVSFNEQDRILADDLQESIDFLNRFSL, from the coding sequence ATGCCTGTAGTACTGGATAAAGCGGTCAAATCGCCCGTACACGAGATTGGATCAGCCGAATTGAACCTGGAACGGGTGAAAACCATCCTGCAAAAACGTTGGAAATTGGCGCTATCCCCGGCAGCCAAGGCGCGGATTCTGCATTGCCGCGCCTATCTGGATCAAAAACTCGCGTCATCAGAGCAGCTCTTTTACGGCATCAATACGGGCTTCGGCTATTTGCAAAACGTGCGCATCAACCGCGCCGAAACCACCGATTTGCAGTACAACCTGCTCCAGTCACACGCTTGTGGACTAGGCGAAGAGGTTCCTGCCGACATTGTGCGTTTGATGCTGTTGTTCAAAATTGAAGCTTTATCACAAGGCTATTCGGCTGTGCAATTAAGCACCGTTGAACGCTTGATCGATTTTTTTAACCACGACCTGTTGCCCATCGTCTACACCCAGGGCTCTTTGGGTGCATCTGGCGATTTGGCCCCCTTATCACACCTCAGCCTGCCTCTGATTGGATTGGGAACCCTGCGGGTAAAAGGCAAAAAAATGCCCGCAGCCCAGGTGCTCGCACAATTTCACTGGGAACCCATTGCGCTGCAAGCCAAAGAAGGTATTGCGCTGATCAATGGCACCCAATTCATGTTGGCTTACGGTTTTTACAACCTGATGCAAGCTGAACGGGCACTACACTGGGCAGATCTGATTGCGACCATGAGCATCGATGCTTTTGACGGCAGTTTGCAACCTTTTCACGAGCGTTTGCATCAAATCCGCCCTCATCCCGGTCAGATCAACACCGCAGCTAAAATTCGTCAATACTTGCTGGGTAGCGCCATTGCGGAAAAGACCAAAGAGCAAGTGCAAGACCCCTACTCTTTCCGTTGCATTCCGCAGGTACACGGCGCTTCGAAAGATGTTTTTGCCCAAACCCTGGCCGTGATGACCCGCGAAGCCAATTCCGTTACCGACAATCCCAATGTGTTCCCTGATGATGACCTGATCCTTTCCGGCGGCAATTTTCATGGTCAACCTCTGGCCATGGCGCTCGATTTTTTGAGCATTGCCATGGCGGAGATAGGCAGTATTTCCGAACGCCGTACCTATCAATTGTTGTCGGGTCAGCGGGGATTGCCCTTGTTTTTGATCAAAAATCCTGGCCTGCACTCGGGGTTGATGATTCCGCAATACACCGCAGCGGGCATCGTCAGCGAAAACAAACAACGCTGTACGCCTGCCTCGGTGGATTCAATTGTTTCTTCCAACGGGCAAGAGGATCACGTGAGTATGGGGGCGAACGCGGCCGTCAAATGTGCCCGGGTGCTGAACAATGTGGACAAAATCCTCGCGATAGAATTGCTGAGTGCTGCTCAGGCCTTGGAGTTCCGACGCCCACTGCATAGCTCCCCAGTGATTGAGGACTTACATGCGGCTTTCCGCAGCGTGGTTTCTTTTAATGAACAAGACCGAATTTTGGCGGATGACTTACAGGAGAGTATTGACTTTTTGAATCGTTTTTCTTTATAA